AAAATTCACTTGGGAAGAACTAAAAATGTTTAAAGCCAGTTTAGCCGTTTAACTCAACCAAAAAACAGCCAATATAGAAGGGATAAAATAAATGGCTATAGTCCGCGCACCATCGTAATCTTTAGCCAATCGCTGACCAAACAGCATTAATATCAAGGTAATACTCGAAAAAACAGCACCGTAAAAACCAAAATTCCTACCGCCGTTCACCAGCAATTCTACACAACCCACCAACGTAAAAACGCCGGTAACCAGTTCCAAAATCAAAAGTAAAAACAAGGCCAAGGGCACATAGTTTTTTAAAATCGTTTGAGCAAAATGGCCTTTGAGCCAATCCACATTACTTTGCCAACCAAAAACCTTGTCATAGGCCGAT
Above is a genomic segment from Flavobacterium phycosphaerae containing:
- a CDS encoding DoxX family membrane protein gives rise to the protein MNNTASILVLLFLAVTFIQSAYDKVFGWQSNVDWLKGHFAQTILKNYVPLALFLLLILELVTGVFTLVGCVELLVNGGRNFGFYGAVFSSITLILMLFGQRLAKDYDGARTIAIYFIPSILAVFWLS